One Chryseobacterium indoltheticum DNA segment encodes these proteins:
- a CDS encoding FAD-dependent monooxygenase, which translates to MRKNILISGGGIAGLTAAKLLSTQGHQVTVIDRASSFAKSGFLISLKSFGVRIMEELGLTAELQAVSSPSEFVSFLEKDGQVIQHISYEKMNENIERSVLISRGQLHNVLYDCLKGQINVFFNTTISKLTSIGERTEVVLSDGREMEADIIIISEGLRSSTRERYFTNARIVDFNTLYMGGRLQIEHSCNVGDFKIYIDVNKMLSIYPIANNEIAIQCYIHHKGDLATMKERPAELLYRSFGHYGIEVTDLLNRFAEEGMMFIDKMGMVDAPDLVNGNMVLLGDAGYCPTALSGMGASLSIYGAKALSHFINKTPDDLRSAFNNYNGLMQPIIHKFQSNARNNATSFIPADEQQLHQFINTFRAASDIELKKIMTDPIILTEDQLNFKIS; encoded by the coding sequence ATGAGAAAAAATATATTAATATCAGGCGGAGGAATTGCAGGATTGACTGCAGCAAAATTGCTGTCAACACAAGGACATCAGGTTACCGTAATTGACAGGGCTTCTTCCTTTGCGAAGTCAGGTTTCCTGATATCACTTAAGAGCTTTGGCGTCAGGATCATGGAGGAACTCGGTTTGACTGCAGAACTGCAGGCAGTATCTTCTCCATCCGAGTTTGTAAGCTTTTTAGAAAAAGACGGGCAGGTTATTCAACATATCAGCTATGAAAAGATGAACGAGAATATTGAACGTTCCGTACTGATTTCCCGTGGTCAACTTCATAATGTGTTATATGATTGTTTAAAAGGTCAGATAAATGTATTTTTCAACACAACGATTTCCAAACTTACTTCAATAGGCGAGAGAACAGAGGTGGTATTATCTGACGGACGCGAAATGGAAGCTGATATCATTATTATTTCTGAGGGTTTACGTTCTTCAACACGGGAACGTTACTTCACGAATGCTCGAATAGTAGATTTCAATACACTTTATATGGGTGGAAGACTGCAAATTGAACATTCCTGTAATGTGGGTGATTTTAAAATTTATATCGATGTGAATAAGATGCTCTCTATTTATCCGATTGCTAATAATGAAATTGCTATCCAATGTTATATCCACCATAAAGGTGATCTCGCAACGATGAAGGAAAGACCGGCGGAACTGTTATACCGCTCTTTCGGTCATTATGGCATCGAAGTAACGGATCTGCTCAATCGTTTTGCTGAAGAAGGCATGATGTTCATCGATAAGATGGGAATGGTAGACGCACCTGACTTAGTCAATGGAAATATGGTTTTGCTTGGTGATGCAGGCTATTGTCCCACCGCACTTTCAGGAATGGGGGCATCACTTTCAATCTATGGAGCTAAGGCATTGTCTCATTTTATCAACAAAACACCTGATGATTTAAGATCCGCCTTCAACAATTATAATGGATTGATGCAACCGATTATCCACAAATTCCAAAGTAATGCGAGAAATAATGCTACCTCTTTTATCCCTGCCGATGAGCAGCAGCTTCATCAGTTTATCAATACTTTCAGGGCGGCTTCTGACATCGAACTTAAAAAGATTATGACTGATCCGATCATACTCACCGAAGATCAATTGAATTTTAAAATCAGTTAA
- a CDS encoding helix-turn-helix domain-containing protein produces the protein MSSTNNEKQMLDLAEKLGMPASDFSATMHLLRLNEIHIVDMLPEMLLMIRSVIAEETFIYKRKPVNTVTKGLLFSFQNIFNHSSNNHTYQYSEKSLQARPHIRVTPLHLESEVVFPKGLTITQITILIEFDFLKSFIGKDQETFRYLFDDEKTFLIEEFMSPEMADLVTEIAGTPVSGILSEAYYKLRALELLYLLFKNLSKRQYVQYQSLRGDEIAALYRVRDAISFSLDDPLTQDELVKISGMNVLKLRKLFKQIFGKGIYEYCQYLRMKEAARLMQEKHLSVSEAGYQLGFTNLSYFGRLFEQHFGMKPKKWSAQHGLKGK, from the coding sequence ATGAGCTCAACAAACAACGAGAAGCAAATGCTTGATTTGGCAGAGAAATTAGGAATGCCAGCATCTGATTTTAGTGCCACTATGCATCTCTTGAGGCTCAACGAGATTCATATCGTTGATATGCTCCCTGAAATGCTGCTGATGATCAGGTCTGTGATTGCAGAGGAGACATTTATATACAAAAGAAAACCTGTTAATACTGTAACGAAAGGCCTGCTTTTTTCTTTCCAGAACATCTTTAATCATTCCTCGAATAATCATACATATCAATATTCTGAAAAATCCCTCCAGGCAAGACCACATATTCGTGTAACGCCATTGCATCTGGAAAGCGAAGTAGTATTTCCAAAAGGGCTTACCATTACCCAGATTACGATACTGATCGAATTCGATTTTCTTAAAAGTTTCATTGGCAAAGATCAAGAGACATTCCGTTATCTGTTCGATGATGAAAAAACATTTTTGATTGAAGAATTTATGTCGCCGGAGATGGCTGATCTTGTTACTGAGATTGCCGGAACTCCGGTATCCGGTATACTTTCCGAAGCTTACTACAAATTAAGAGCACTGGAGCTGTTATACCTGCTTTTTAAAAACCTTTCCAAGCGACAATATGTCCAATATCAAAGCCTTCGTGGTGATGAAATAGCAGCTCTTTACCGTGTAAGGGATGCGATTTCATTTTCTCTTGACGATCCTTTGACACAAGACGAACTGGTAAAAATAAGTGGTATGAATGTGCTAAAGCTCAGAAAGCTTTTCAAACAAATTTTTGGGAAAGGTATCTACGAATACTGCCAATACCTAAGAATGAAGGAAGCAGCAAGATTGATGCAGGAAAAACATCTTTCAGTTTCTGAAGCCGGATATCAGTTAGGCTTTACTAATTTGAGTTATTTCGGAAGGTTGTTTGAGCAGCATTTTGGAATGAAACCTAAGAAATGGAGCGCTCAGCATGGACTGAAAGGCAAATAA
- a CDS encoding NUMOD4 domain-containing protein, which produces MRLPEEFEDEYVKEVLYSTSLRNLQNEEWKLIEGFENYAISNYGRLKSRERFVSLPTGHDWKLPELIMKLIFVKQSNAYLKSNSYNVHCTLSLEGKKYRKSVARLVYYHFNERFDLNDRRIAIISKNGNGLHVHSCNLLKVSASERRLRIFTGNRARNRHVIYQQPVNQYTVEGKLVSSFDSIYEAAKQIGQSAESIMDVIHKEFLTAGGFRWFLQSYIPEKADFKVSGQGDSKPDVLNVSLWKKLGKPSVDHKKPPACMNMSLQDLPDEGWKPIPGFDERFLISDKGRVKRTEGWTVAGRRIFLKEQILAQFVHIDGTHQSLYTILNYKGKKTAITISKLLFYCYVREFDIFGKTFFVINNNDPFWNLDHSKLSLHSIHSVLKGKI; this is translated from the coding sequence ATGAGACTTCCCGAAGAATTTGAAGATGAGTATGTAAAAGAAGTCCTGTACAGCACTTCTTTGAGAAATCTTCAAAATGAAGAATGGAAACTGATCGAAGGTTTTGAAAATTATGCCATTTCAAACTATGGGCGGTTAAAGAGCAGAGAACGTTTTGTTTCTCTTCCAACAGGACACGATTGGAAGCTGCCGGAGTTAATAATGAAACTAATTTTTGTGAAGCAATCAAATGCTTATCTTAAAAGCAATAGCTATAATGTTCATTGTACCTTATCCCTGGAAGGTAAAAAATATAGAAAATCAGTAGCCCGTCTGGTATATTATCATTTTAACGAAAGGTTTGATTTGAATGACCGGCGCATTGCAATTATCTCAAAGAACGGTAACGGACTTCATGTTCATTCCTGTAATTTATTAAAGGTTTCAGCAAGTGAAAGACGCTTAAGAATATTCACAGGCAATAGAGCAAGAAACCGCCATGTTATCTATCAGCAACCGGTTAATCAATACACAGTAGAAGGTAAACTGGTTTCTTCATTTGACAGTATTTATGAAGCTGCCAAACAAATAGGACAAAGTGCTGAATCTATCATGGATGTTATCCATAAAGAATTTTTGACAGCTGGTGGATTCCGTTGGTTTCTGCAATCCTATATTCCCGAGAAAGCAGATTTTAAAGTGAGTGGCCAAGGTGATAGTAAACCTGATGTGTTGAATGTTTCTCTTTGGAAAAAACTGGGAAAACCAAGTGTTGACCATAAAAAACCTCCTGCATGTATGAATATGTCTTTACAGGATCTGCCGGATGAAGGATGGAAGCCTATTCCTGGTTTTGATGAAAGGTTCTTGATATCTGATAAAGGGAGGGTTAAAAGGACGGAGGGATGGACAGTAGCAGGTAGAAGAATCTTTCTAAAAGAACAAATCTTAGCCCAATTTGTACATATTGACGGAACTCATCAGTCTCTGTACACAATTTTGAACTATAAGGGCAAAAAAACTGCTATTACAATTTCCAAACTTTTATTTTACTGTTATGTAAGAGAATTTGATATATTTGGTAAAACCTTTTTTGTCATAAACAATAATGATCCATTCTGGAACTTGGATCACAGCAAACTGTCGCTACACTCAATACATTCAGTGCTAAAAGGAAAAATATGA
- a CDS encoding helix-turn-helix domain-containing protein, which produces MDDHDISFNNLPQAVAYLIKEVGDLKLLLKKENTVGASPTKRIPIGIEEVSKLIGKAKSTIYSLVQKRIIPCYKNGKKLYFFEDELLDWISNGKRKTMKELIFESEQYKKKNSGK; this is translated from the coding sequence ATGGATGATCATGACATTTCTTTCAATAATTTACCACAGGCAGTCGCCTATCTGATTAAAGAAGTGGGTGATCTTAAGTTATTACTTAAAAAAGAAAATACAGTAGGAGCTAGTCCTACCAAAAGAATTCCAATAGGTATTGAGGAAGTTTCAAAACTTATTGGAAAGGCAAAATCAACAATATATTCATTGGTTCAAAAAAGAATAATTCCTTGTTACAAAAATGGGAAGAAACTTTATTTTTTTGAAGATGAACTTTTAGATTGGATCTCTAATGGTAAACGCAAGACCATGAAAGAATTGATATTTGAAAGTGAACAGTACAAAAAAAAGAATTCTGGAAAATAA
- a CDS encoding site-specific integrase, translating into MSKQALQLCGEVGLPDDLIFKNLTNPAWISRPLKKWIESAGITKKITFHNFRHTFATLQLSSGTDIYTVSKMLGHTNVKTTQVYAKVVDEKKNKASTAIHLKNL; encoded by the coding sequence ATGTCTAAACAAGCATTACAACTGTGTGGTGAAGTAGGTCTTCCAGATGATTTGATATTTAAAAATCTAACTAATCCAGCTTGGATTTCCCGACCACTCAAGAAGTGGATTGAAAGTGCTGGAATTACTAAAAAAATAACTTTCCATAATTTTAGACACACTTTTGCAACGCTTCAACTTTCGAGTGGAACTGATATTTACACAGTAAGTAAAATGCTAGGTCATACGAACGTAAAAACTACGCAGGTTTACGCAAAGGTTGTTGATGAAAAGAAAAATAAAGCTTCGACTGCTATTCATCTGAAAAATTTGTAA
- a CDS encoding site-specific integrase, producing MKELLKTKVTVRLRKSEFRKEWFIYLESYPVMIPGKDKVQRIREYLNRSVTTVDFDKKRPARTTQESVSYKPKRDDNGIIVCKSENDRETMFYADSMRKLRQREYDNIELYSELDKIQVEQKEKSQENFVGYFDRLVNKRHKNNSESIQVNWYRSIEFLKDFGGEKIMFSQINTKFCEHFKSYLLTAKSGSNKQEIISQNTASTYFSVFKAALKQAFIDGYFTTDISAKIKAIPHEESRREYLTLNELNTLVETPCELEVLKRAALFSALTGLRHSDIQKLTWNEISIENDQAKIILLKKRQKV from the coding sequence ATGAAAGAGCTATTAAAAACCAAAGTTACCGTACGATTGCGAAAATCCGAATTCCGAAAAGAATGGTTTATTTATTTGGAAAGTTATCCTGTGATGATTCCTGGTAAAGATAAAGTTCAGAGAATCCGGGAATATTTAAACAGAAGCGTCACAACCGTAGATTTTGATAAGAAAAGACCTGCAAGAACAACCCAAGAATCCGTTTCATATAAACCTAAAAGAGATGACAATGGTATAATTGTTTGCAAAAGCGAAAACGATCGCGAGACAATGTTTTATGCAGATTCTATGCGTAAATTACGTCAGAGAGAATATGATAATATTGAACTTTACAGCGAACTCGACAAAATTCAAGTAGAACAAAAAGAAAAATCGCAGGAGAATTTTGTGGGATATTTTGATCGGTTGGTTAATAAAAGACATAAAAACAATTCCGAATCTATTCAAGTAAATTGGTATCGCTCAATAGAATTTCTAAAAGATTTTGGAGGTGAAAAAATTATGTTTTCTCAGATCAACACTAAATTCTGTGAACACTTTAAATCATATTTGTTGACTGCGAAAAGTGGTAGCAATAAGCAAGAGATTATTTCTCAAAATACGGCTTCAACTTATTTTTCTGTATTCAAAGCTGCATTAAAACAAGCTTTTATTGATGGATATTTTACGACTGATATTTCTGCTAAAATTAAAGCGATTCCGCACGAGGAATCAAGACGAGAATATTTAACACTTAATGAACTTAATACTTTAGTTGAAACTCCCTGCGAACTTGAAGTTCTTAAACGAGCAGCACTTTTTTCAGCTTTAACAGGTTTACGCCATTCCGATATTCAGAAACTAACGTGGAACGAAATAAGTATTGAAAACGATCAGGCAAAAATAATTTTACTCAAAAAAAGACAAAAGGTGTAG